In the genome of Anaerolineae bacterium, one region contains:
- a CDS encoding Neelaredoxin yields MNIQDVFQTADWKKEKHTPVIECPDAVKANEPFTVTVSIGKEIPHPNTTEHFIAWIDVFFVPKGSRFAHHVARFDFRAHGESTKGPNKGPVYTHPIATFSMQINQPGTLLATSHCNIHGLWTSQKAIQLAE; encoded by the coding sequence ATGAACATCCAGGATGTGTTCCAGACCGCCGATTGGAAAAAAGAGAAACACACGCCGGTCATTGAGTGCCCGGACGCCGTCAAGGCCAACGAGCCTTTCACCGTGACCGTCAGCATCGGCAAGGAAATCCCTCATCCCAACACCACGGAGCATTTCATCGCCTGGATCGATGTCTTCTTTGTGCCCAAAGGCAGCCGCTTCGCCCACCATGTGGCGCGCTTTGACTTCCGCGCCCACGGGGAATCCACCAAAGGCCCCAACAAGGGTCCCGTGTACACTCATCCCATCGCCACATTCTCCATGCAGATCAACCAGCCGGGAACCCTGCTGGCCACTTCGCATTGCAACATCCACGGTCTGTGGACCTCCCAGAAAGCCATCCAACTGGCCGAGTAA
- the mtaB gene encoding tRNA (N(6)-L-threonylcarbamoyladenosine(37)-C(2))-methylthiotransferase MtaB, whose amino-acid sequence MKVYLDTVGCRLNQAEIERMAREFRAAGHTLVAFPGEADLVVLNTCAVTQKAVADSRQKARQAARAGAGQVVLTGCWATLEPQGAAALPRVAQVVPNPDKDALVFRVLGLPAEAFDLEPVAREPLPGARLRTRAFIKVQDGCDNRCTFCVTTIARGPGRSRPLAEVLADVRAALQGGAQEVVLTGVHLGSWGQDFNPPLHLRHLVEAVLRETDVPRLRLSSLEPWDLDEAFFALWEDPRLARHLHLPLQSGSAATLRRMARKTTPEAFARLVESAHRLIPEVAITTDIIVGFPGETETEFEESLAFVRAMDFAGGHVFTYSERPGTAAARMPNPVPHAVRKERNARMRAVLEEGARRYRRRFVGRTLQVLWESTTTLGPGGWTLVGMTDNYLRVRAVAPKNLWNRLTPVRLERVQGEVLEGHLLNIP is encoded by the coding sequence ATGAAGGTTTACCTGGATACGGTCGGTTGTCGGTTGAATCAGGCGGAGATCGAGCGCATGGCCCGCGAGTTTCGCGCGGCGGGGCATACCCTGGTAGCCTTCCCGGGAGAGGCGGATCTGGTGGTGTTGAACACCTGCGCGGTGACCCAGAAGGCGGTGGCCGATTCCCGCCAGAAGGCCCGGCAGGCGGCCCGCGCCGGGGCCGGGCAGGTGGTGCTCACCGGGTGCTGGGCCACGCTGGAACCGCAGGGAGCCGCCGCTTTGCCGCGGGTGGCCCAGGTGGTGCCCAACCCGGATAAGGACGCCCTGGTCTTCCGGGTGTTGGGGCTTCCGGCGGAGGCCTTCGATTTGGAGCCGGTGGCCCGCGAACCCCTACCTGGAGCGCGTTTGCGCACCCGCGCTTTCATCAAAGTGCAGGACGGCTGCGACAATCGCTGCACTTTTTGTGTGACTACCATCGCACGCGGGCCCGGCCGCAGTCGCCCGCTGGCCGAAGTGCTGGCCGATGTGCGCGCTGCGTTGCAAGGCGGGGCCCAGGAGGTGGTGCTCACCGGCGTTCATCTGGGCTCCTGGGGCCAGGATTTCAACCCGCCCCTGCACCTCCGGCATCTGGTCGAGGCTGTGCTGCGGGAAACCGATGTGCCTCGCCTGCGCCTCTCCTCGCTGGAGCCATGGGACCTGGATGAGGCCTTCTTTGCGTTGTGGGAGGACCCCCGTTTGGCGCGGCACCTGCATCTCCCGTTGCAATCGGGCAGCGCGGCCACCCTGCGCCGCATGGCCCGCAAGACCACCCCCGAGGCCTTTGCCCGCCTGGTGGAAAGCGCCCACCGTCTCATCCCCGAGGTGGCCATCACCACCGATATCATCGTGGGCTTCCCCGGCGAAACCGAAACCGAGTTCGAGGAGAGCCTGGCCTTTGTGCGCGCCATGGATTTTGCTGGGGGCCATGTGTTCACCTATTCCGAGCGTCCCGGCACGGCCGCCGCGCGGATGCCTAACCCCGTCCCGCACGCCGTGCGCAAGGAGCGTAACGCCCGCATGCGTGCCGTGTTGGAGGAGGGCGCCCGCCGTTATCGGCGGCGCTTCGTGGGTCGCACCCTGCAGGTGCTTTGGGAGAGCACGACTACGCTGGGCCCGGGAGGTTGGACTTTGGTGGGTATGACGGACAATTACCTGCGCGTGCGGGCCGTGGCCCCGAAGAACCTGTGGAATCGCCTGACCCCGGTGCGTCTGGAGCGGGTACAGGGCGAGGTGTTGGAAGGTCATTTGCTGAACATCCCCTGA
- a CDS encoding histidine triad nucleotide-binding protein gives MSEDCIFCKIIAGEIPSKKVYQDERVTAFHDINPVAPVHILIVPNEHIASVNEVELGQEALLGHLFVVARQIAEAQGIAENGYRLIVNTGPHAGQVVFHLHMHLLGGHKMRYPMG, from the coding sequence ATGAGTGAGGATTGCATTTTCTGCAAAATCATCGCTGGCGAGATCCCCAGCAAAAAGGTGTATCAGGATGAGAGGGTGACCGCCTTTCACGACATCAATCCGGTGGCGCCAGTGCACATCCTCATCGTGCCCAATGAGCACATCGCCTCGGTGAACGAGGTGGAGCTGGGTCAGGAGGCCCTGCTGGGGCACCTTTTCGTGGTGGCCCGTCAGATTGCCGAGGCGCAGGGCATTGCTGAGAACGGGTATCGGCTCATCGTGAACACCGGCCCCCATGCAGGGCAGGTGGTGTTCCATTTGCACATGCATTTGCTGGGCGGTCATAAGATGCGTTATCCCATGGGATGA
- a CDS encoding AAA family ATPase → MMAERLRVHLLGDLLLTDAQGQPLDLGSPTTRSLFAYLMYHRGQPLDRRRLAYAFWPWGTEAAARRNLRQYLHRLRRALEDVAPNLVQATGSYVMLEPDFPLWVDVEQFRRQTGAQASLELLQQAVTLYRGDLLQDVYEDWVEEPRAELRERYLRTLERLARGYAAQGAAAEALTWAQRWVAADALDEAAHRLLMRLYLEMGDRSRALQQYRLLTELLERELQVAPSPETQALAAELQSGEGGRPRSMPVTPPRPRASSPLGAAPRIPLVGREEELAFLERMLAQAEQGQGRWVLILGEAGIGKTRLLQEYRRRHPEVPVLDTVCSELEALVPYGPLRHMVERALTLFPPGMLEPPPLWLLPLLGLAPDLAVQFSLPAPGEIPPPERLGEALYRMLLDLVTSLPNGPLHLVLDDLHWSDTPTWELLAQLARRARDVPLLIVGLLRLEDLPMPRARMLHIMRRDRLAVELPLRRLTPEESASLARQLLAGKKPFPHFFDRLYRETEGNPFFIIEMTQAALEAPKMLASADGPWLPRTVQQVIQARLSRLPETYREWIGAAAVLGHSFTLPMLRALTQAEDEDLVAAIETWMQRGLVREEALGFAFSHDKIRQVAYQSLSRARRQILHRRVAEVLEAAVPPADAATLAYHYARSDEPLKALPYLTHAGEQALRVRSYHEARQFGEQAIRLLGRLPGPRERAQRVDLNLQLAQAYAFSGDLSRALDILTQTEDLAASLEDEQRLGRVFYRSAQIFWLRGEPRVAGDYARRTLRVAEETGNPTLLQAALRMLGRVSIATGAFDDAIAYLQRYLRLEHTPPPPQRPAVLGYLGVAYARVGSFARALEAAREGVALAEARGVAEEIAFARMQLGFVHADARAWEQVLEATSPVPDPLTQDEPLTPWGFMLLGLQGRALAHLGRLQEALQRITHALAWAETVDYRVFHYLPRLFYAEALALAAEWAQAEREARRTLDEAQQAGNRWAYGVALRVRAAILSRQPEPPWEQVEMLLIQSMHVLRRVRARPDLARTYLALRRLYDRAGQIAWAVDCHFRATSLFEELGMRQELEEAQGRPVQQPSEAGVLAQVVLRGPNLPFPAEWDEI, encoded by the coding sequence ATGATGGCCGAGCGCTTGCGGGTGCACCTGTTGGGCGATCTGTTGCTCACCGATGCTCAGGGCCAGCCCCTGGACCTGGGATCGCCCACCACGCGTTCGTTGTTTGCCTATCTGATGTATCATCGCGGCCAGCCGCTGGATCGTCGGCGGCTGGCATATGCTTTTTGGCCCTGGGGGACCGAGGCCGCGGCCCGGCGCAATTTGCGCCAGTATCTGCACCGCCTGCGGCGGGCGTTGGAAGATGTGGCGCCGAACCTGGTGCAGGCCACCGGCTCCTATGTGATGCTGGAGCCGGACTTCCCATTGTGGGTGGATGTGGAGCAGTTCCGGCGGCAGACGGGGGCGCAGGCCTCGTTGGAATTGTTGCAGCAGGCGGTGACCCTGTATCGGGGAGATTTGCTGCAGGATGTGTACGAGGATTGGGTAGAGGAGCCGCGGGCCGAACTGCGGGAGCGCTACCTGCGCACCCTGGAGCGGCTGGCCCGCGGCTATGCGGCCCAAGGTGCCGCGGCCGAGGCGTTGACCTGGGCCCAGCGCTGGGTGGCCGCCGACGCGCTGGACGAAGCGGCCCACCGGCTGCTGATGCGGCTGTATCTGGAGATGGGGGACCGCAGCCGTGCTCTGCAACAGTATCGGTTGCTCACCGAGTTGTTGGAGCGGGAGTTGCAAGTGGCCCCCTCGCCAGAGACCCAGGCTCTGGCCGCGGAGTTGCAATCCGGGGAGGGGGGACGCCCGCGCTCGATGCCGGTGACGCCGCCCAGGCCCAGGGCTTCTTCCCCTTTGGGGGCGGCCCCGCGCATTCCGTTGGTGGGCCGGGAGGAGGAGCTGGCTTTTCTGGAAAGGATGCTGGCCCAGGCCGAGCAGGGGCAAGGCCGCTGGGTGCTTATCCTGGGCGAGGCTGGCATTGGCAAGACCCGTTTGCTGCAAGAGTATCGCCGGCGCCACCCCGAGGTGCCCGTGCTGGACACAGTGTGCAGCGAGTTGGAGGCCCTGGTGCCTTACGGGCCGCTGCGGCACATGGTGGAACGGGCCCTGACCCTGTTCCCTCCGGGGATGCTGGAACCGCCGCCCCTCTGGTTGTTGCCTCTGTTGGGGTTGGCCCCAGATTTGGCCGTGCAGTTCAGCCTGCCCGCCCCCGGTGAAATTCCTCCGCCGGAGCGGCTGGGGGAGGCGCTGTATCGCATGTTGCTGGACCTGGTGACCTCCCTGCCCAACGGCCCCCTGCATCTGGTGCTGGACGACCTGCACTGGAGCGATACCCCTACCTGGGAATTGCTGGCCCAGTTGGCCCGCCGGGCCCGGGATGTACCGCTGTTGATCGTCGGTTTGCTCCGCCTGGAGGATTTGCCCATGCCCCGGGCGCGGATGCTACATATCATGCGCCGCGACCGGCTGGCCGTGGAACTCCCTTTGCGCCGCCTGACCCCGGAGGAGAGCGCCTCGTTGGCTCGCCAGTTACTGGCCGGCAAAAAGCCTTTCCCTCACTTCTTCGACCGCCTCTACCGCGAGACCGAGGGCAACCCCTTTTTCATCATCGAGATGACGCAGGCAGCCCTGGAAGCCCCCAAGATGCTGGCCTCGGCCGATGGCCCCTGGCTGCCCCGCACGGTGCAGCAGGTCATTCAGGCGCGCCTTTCTCGCCTGCCTGAAACCTACCGCGAGTGGATCGGCGCGGCGGCCGTGCTGGGCCACAGTTTCACCCTGCCCATGTTGCGGGCTTTGACGCAGGCCGAGGATGAGGACCTGGTGGCGGCCATCGAGACCTGGATGCAGCGCGGGCTGGTGCGCGAGGAGGCCCTGGGTTTTGCCTTCAGTCACGACAAAATCCGCCAGGTGGCCTATCAGAGCCTGAGCCGGGCGCGGCGGCAGATCCTCCATCGTCGCGTGGCCGAGGTGTTGGAAGCCGCCGTCCCCCCGGCCGACGCGGCCACCCTGGCCTACCATTACGCCCGCTCGGACGAACCGTTGAAGGCGCTGCCTTACCTGACCCACGCCGGAGAACAGGCCCTGCGGGTGCGTTCCTATCACGAGGCGCGGCAGTTTGGCGAGCAGGCCATTCGGCTGTTGGGGCGTCTGCCTGGCCCCCGGGAACGTGCCCAGCGGGTGGACCTCAACCTGCAACTGGCTCAGGCGTACGCCTTCTCCGGGGATTTGAGCCGCGCCCTGGATATCCTCACCCAGACCGAGGACCTGGCCGCCAGCCTGGAGGATGAGCAGCGCCTGGGGCGGGTGTTCTATCGCTCGGCGCAGATTTTCTGGCTGCGCGGCGAACCCCGGGTGGCGGGGGACTACGCCCGGCGCACCCTGCGTGTGGCCGAGGAGACGGGCAACCCTACGCTTTTGCAGGCGGCGTTGCGCATGCTGGGGCGGGTGAGCATCGCCACCGGAGCGTTCGACGATGCCATTGCCTATTTGCAACGCTATCTGCGTTTGGAGCACACGCCGCCGCCTCCTCAACGCCCGGCGGTGCTGGGCTATCTGGGTGTGGCCTATGCCCGCGTGGGGTCCTTCGCCCGCGCGCTGGAGGCCGCGCGAGAAGGGGTGGCTCTGGCCGAGGCGCGGGGCGTGGCCGAGGAAATCGCCTTCGCCCGGATGCAGTTGGGTTTTGTCCACGCCGACGCGCGCGCCTGGGAACAGGTGCTGGAGGCCACTTCCCCCGTCCCCGACCCGTTGACGCAAGACGAGCCGTTGACGCCCTGGGGCTTCATGTTGTTGGGCCTGCAGGGCCGCGCGCTGGCTCATTTGGGCCGCCTCCAGGAAGCCCTGCAGCGCATCACCCATGCCCTGGCCTGGGCCGAGACGGTGGACTATCGGGTGTTCCACTACCTGCCGCGCCTGTTCTACGCCGAGGCGCTGGCGTTGGCCGCGGAGTGGGCTCAGGCCGAGCGCGAGGCGCGGCGTACGTTGGACGAGGCGCAGCAGGCCGGGAATCGTTGGGCCTACGGCGTGGCGTTGCGGGTCCGGGCGGCCATTCTGTCTCGCCAGCCTGAGCCGCCCTGGGAGCAGGTGGAGATGTTGCTCATTCAGTCCATGCATGTCCTGCGGCGGGTACGGGCGCGGCCCGACCTGGCGCGAACCTATCTGGCCCTGCGACGACTTTACGACCGGGCAGGGCAAATTGCCTGGGCGGTGGATTGTCACTTTCGGGCCACTTCTCTCTTCGAGGAGTTGGGTATGCGCCAGGAACTGGAGGAAGCCCAGGGCCGGCCTGTCCAGCAGCCCTCCGAGGCTGGGGTGCTGGCCCAGGTGGTCCTGCGCGGCCCCAATCTCCCCTTCCCCGCCGAATGGGACGAGATTTGA
- a CDS encoding phosphoglycerate kinase translates to MFAKKTIRNVQVKDKKVLVRVDFNVPLKEGRVSDDTRIQGALPTLRYLLEQGAAVVLMSHLGRPKGKVVPELSLRPVAEHLSQLLGQPVAFAPDCVGPEAQQAKAALKPGEVLLLENTRFHPEEKKNDPDFARQLAAGCDLFVNDAFGSAHRAHASTVGVAQYLPAVAGFLMEKELRYLGQALESPARPFVAILGGAKISDKIGVVRNLLGKADRVLIGGGMANTFLAALGYAMGDSLVEQEAIETAKTLLQDGSDKLLLPVDLVIAEAFAPDAQRRVAPVGDIPAGWRALDIGPDTVDAFAEVIREARTVVWNGPMGVFEMAPFAQGTFGIARAVAESDAVSIVGGGDSVAAVKQSGLADHITHLSTGGGASLEMLEGKMLPGVAALLDQ, encoded by the coding sequence ATGTTTGCGAAAAAAACGATCCGTAATGTGCAAGTCAAAGACAAAAAAGTGTTGGTGCGGGTGGATTTCAATGTACCCCTCAAAGAGGGCCGCGTGAGCGACGATACGCGCATTCAAGGGGCGTTGCCCACCCTGCGGTATCTGCTGGAACAGGGCGCGGCGGTGGTCTTGATGAGCCACCTGGGCCGCCCCAAAGGAAAGGTGGTGCCCGAACTTTCGCTGCGGCCGGTGGCGGAGCACCTAAGCCAACTGCTGGGCCAGCCGGTGGCCTTCGCACCCGACTGCGTGGGACCGGAAGCCCAGCAAGCCAAGGCCGCCTTGAAGCCCGGCGAGGTGCTGTTGCTGGAAAACACCCGCTTCCATCCTGAGGAAAAAAAGAACGACCCCGACTTCGCCCGGCAACTGGCCGCCGGATGCGACCTCTTCGTCAACGACGCCTTTGGGTCGGCCCATCGGGCCCATGCCTCCACCGTGGGGGTGGCCCAATACCTGCCTGCGGTGGCCGGCTTTTTGATGGAAAAAGAACTGCGCTACCTGGGCCAGGCCCTGGAAAGCCCCGCGCGCCCCTTCGTGGCCATCCTGGGCGGGGCCAAAATCAGCGACAAAATCGGCGTGGTGCGCAACCTGTTGGGCAAAGCCGATCGGGTGCTCATCGGCGGAGGCATGGCCAACACCTTCCTCGCCGCCCTGGGCTACGCCATGGGCGATTCGCTGGTGGAACAGGAGGCCATCGAGACGGCCAAAACCCTGTTGCAGGACGGCAGCGACAAACTGCTGCTCCCGGTCGATCTGGTCATCGCCGAGGCCTTTGCCCCCGATGCTCAGCGCCGGGTGGCGCCCGTGGGCGACATTCCGGCGGGCTGGCGGGCCTTAGACATTGGCCCCGATACGGTGGACGCCTTTGCCGAGGTCATCCGTGAAGCGCGCACGGTGGTGTGGAACGGACCGATGGGCGTCTTCGAGATGGCCCCCTTTGCCCAGGGCACTTTCGGCATCGCCCGCGCGGTGGCCGAGAGCGACGCGGTGAGCATCGTGGGCGGCGGGGATTCCGTGGCCGCGGTCAAGCAAAGCGGCCTGGCCGACCACATCACCCACTTGAGCACCGGCGGCGGCGCCTCGCTGGAAATGCTGGAAGGGAAAATGCTCCCCGGCGTGGCAGCCCTGCTGGACCAATAG
- a CDS encoding ABC transporter permease → MTLEQILFGLAGVLAAAAPVIFATIGETLTERAGVINLSVNGTILLTAMAGFAVAVRTDNLILGFVVGMLIGALVATIIAFASISLKVSQVAVGFVLTLTTRDLSYFLGNPYMGLQGPRVGQWPIPVLKDIPILGPLFFTQDPLTYLSFLLIGLAWWWVFRTLPGLTLQGIGERPAAAHARGANVRLQRYLYTLLGGALVGLAGPTYSLSVKAGWKGTISGLDGIGWIALALTIFGGWSPLRGALGAYFFALLQWLGLVLQPYLPGVPSQVLQVAPFPLMILTLLFVNIGNTEWVNRTLTGLPPDLRHFLLRLLRAMQVTPPAALGTHFEEE, encoded by the coding sequence ATGACCCTGGAGCAAATCCTCTTCGGTCTGGCCGGCGTGCTGGCGGCCGCCGCGCCGGTCATCTTCGCCACCATTGGCGAAACCCTCACCGAGCGCGCCGGGGTGATCAACCTCTCGGTCAACGGCACCATTCTGCTGACCGCCATGGCGGGCTTTGCCGTGGCCGTACGCACGGACAACCTCATCCTGGGCTTCGTGGTGGGAATGCTCATCGGGGCCCTGGTGGCGACCATCATCGCCTTCGCCAGCATCTCCCTCAAGGTCTCTCAGGTGGCCGTGGGCTTCGTGCTCACCCTGACCACCCGCGACCTGTCCTACTTCCTGGGCAACCCCTACATGGGCCTGCAAGGGCCGCGGGTCGGCCAGTGGCCCATCCCGGTTTTGAAAGACATCCCCATCCTCGGCCCGCTGTTCTTCACCCAGGATCCACTCACCTATCTCAGTTTTCTGCTCATCGGGCTGGCCTGGTGGTGGGTGTTCCGCACGCTGCCGGGGCTGACCCTGCAGGGCATCGGCGAACGCCCGGCCGCAGCCCACGCCCGCGGGGCCAATGTGCGCCTGCAGCGTTACCTTTACACCCTATTGGGCGGCGCCCTGGTGGGTCTAGCCGGTCCTACCTACTCCCTCAGCGTCAAAGCCGGTTGGAAAGGCACCATCTCGGGCCTGGACGGCATCGGCTGGATCGCCCTGGCGCTGACCATTTTCGGCGGCTGGAGCCCCCTGCGGGGCGCTTTGGGTGCCTACTTCTTCGCCCTGCTCCAGTGGCTGGGGCTGGTGTTGCAGCCCTACCTGCCAGGCGTCCCCTCCCAGGTGCTGCAGGTGGCTCCTTTCCCGCTGATGATCCTCACGCTGCTCTTCGTGAACATCGGCAACACCGAGTGGGTCAACCGCACCCTGACCGGGCTGCCGCCCGACCTGCGTCACTTCCTCTTGCGACTGCTGCGGGCCATGCAGGTCACCCCTCCGGCGGCCCTGGGCACCCATTTCGAGGAAGAATAG
- a CDS encoding ABC transporter permease, whose protein sequence is MALLLTTLVLWAASTSPALAYRHLVLGAIGSWTKVADTLVAWVPLLLATSGLLITFSAGLWNIGIEGQIVLGAIFTTWALRLMQDSGWAPALILVLAILAGALGGALWAALAGLLKTFGGVNEIFGGLGLDFVAMALTLWLIFGPWKRPGIGSMSGTEPFPRELWLPMVSGSRLSLWALGLGLLGAMVVYFLLQGTYYGLKLKAVGRNPKAAHLLGIPTQRMMMGAFLACGALAGLAGAVQVTAVYHRLIPAISSGYGWLGLMVAMLVNYQAAWAPAVALFFAALNIGSIQLPIVLKLDSSLSGVIQGTLVLSFLIMEGVRQWWEERREALQEIRAHAGGEG, encoded by the coding sequence ATGGCTTTGCTCCTGACCACCCTTGTGCTGTGGGCGGCCAGCACATCGCCCGCGCTGGCCTACCGTCATCTGGTATTGGGCGCCATTGGCTCTTGGACCAAGGTAGCCGACACCTTGGTGGCCTGGGTGCCTCTGCTTTTGGCCACTTCCGGGCTGCTTATCACCTTCAGCGCCGGGTTGTGGAACATCGGCATCGAGGGCCAAATCGTGCTGGGGGCCATCTTCACCACCTGGGCGCTCCGCCTGATGCAGGATAGCGGGTGGGCCCCGGCGCTCATCCTCGTTCTGGCCATCCTCGCCGGAGCCCTGGGCGGCGCGCTCTGGGCGGCTCTGGCCGGCCTGCTCAAGACTTTCGGCGGGGTCAACGAAATCTTCGGCGGCCTGGGCCTGGACTTCGTGGCCATGGCCCTCACCCTGTGGTTGATTTTCGGCCCCTGGAAGCGTCCGGGGATCGGCTCGATGAGCGGAACCGAACCCTTCCCCCGGGAGCTGTGGTTACCCATGGTGTCCGGTTCGCGCCTGAGTTTGTGGGCCCTGGGTCTCGGCCTCCTGGGGGCCATGGTGGTGTACTTCCTGCTCCAGGGCACTTACTACGGCCTCAAACTGAAAGCCGTGGGGCGCAATCCCAAAGCCGCCCATTTGCTGGGCATCCCTACCCAGCGCATGATGATGGGGGCTTTCCTGGCCTGCGGCGCGCTGGCCGGGCTGGCCGGAGCCGTCCAGGTGACCGCCGTCTATCACCGGCTGATCCCGGCCATCTCCAGCGGCTACGGCTGGCTGGGGCTAATGGTGGCCATGCTGGTCAATTACCAGGCCGCCTGGGCTCCGGCTGTGGCGCTCTTCTTTGCCGCGCTGAACATCGGCAGCATTCAACTGCCCATTGTGCTCAAACTGGACTCGTCCCTTTCCGGCGTCATCCAGGGCACGCTGGTGCTTTCCTTCCTCATCATGGAAGGGGTGCGGCAATGGTGGGAGGAGCGCCGCGAGGCGTTGCAGGAAATCCGGGCCCACGCAGGAGGTGAGGGATGA
- a CDS encoding ATP-binding cassette domain-containing protein has product MHIELRHIHKHFGPVHANNDITLTIPSGTIQGLLGENGAGKSTLMKILSGFIHADSGEILLDGQPVEIHSPADALRHGIGMLHQDPLDFPPMRVLDNFMAGYPKGLLPPREEALQALTRLSREFSFDLDPNAEVGTLTVGERQQLEILRLLWLGARVLIFDEPTTGISAQQKERLFATLRRLADEGRAIIFVTHKLEEVQVLCDRVAVLRAGRLVGEAERPYDLDELVRWMFAKDIRIGERQGIPLGKPVLRLRNLALEDHRLRIEGVNLEVREGEVIGLAGMEGSGQQHLLRACAGLTRPVEGEIWVDGHNLTGKPYLTFMRHGVAYLPAARLEEGLIPTLTLMEHFVLAREQTGLVIDRQWAQQITQDAIAEYHIRGYPESPVEALSGGNQQRALLALLRANLRLLLLEHPTRGLDMESAIWVWQKLKERCRQGTAIFFMSSDLEELLHYSDRILVFFGGKVSPPLDARHTTVEQLGQLIGGRGFEETFTPAKEASP; this is encoded by the coding sequence ATGCACATCGAACTACGCCACATCCATAAGCACTTCGGTCCGGTTCATGCCAACAACGACATCACCCTGACCATCCCTTCGGGCACCATCCAGGGGCTTCTGGGGGAAAACGGCGCAGGCAAAAGCACCCTGATGAAAATCCTCTCGGGATTCATCCACGCCGACAGCGGCGAGATTCTTTTGGACGGGCAACCGGTGGAGATCCACTCCCCCGCCGACGCCCTGCGGCACGGCATCGGCATGTTGCATCAGGACCCCCTGGACTTCCCGCCCATGCGGGTGCTGGACAACTTCATGGCCGGATACCCCAAAGGGCTGCTCCCCCCACGGGAGGAGGCCCTACAAGCCCTCACCCGCTTGAGCCGGGAGTTCAGCTTCGATCTAGACCCCAACGCCGAGGTGGGCACCCTGACCGTGGGCGAACGCCAGCAACTGGAGATCCTGCGCCTGCTCTGGTTGGGCGCGCGGGTGCTCATCTTCGACGAACCCACCACGGGCATCAGCGCCCAACAAAAGGAGCGCCTGTTTGCCACCCTGCGCCGGTTGGCCGACGAAGGGCGCGCCATCATCTTCGTCACCCACAAACTGGAAGAGGTGCAGGTGCTATGCGACCGCGTGGCCGTGCTGCGGGCCGGGCGACTGGTGGGCGAGGCCGAGCGGCCCTATGACCTGGACGAACTGGTGCGCTGGATGTTCGCCAAAGACATTCGCATCGGCGAGCGGCAAGGCATCCCTCTGGGCAAGCCGGTGCTGCGCCTGCGCAACCTGGCCCTGGAAGACCACCGGTTGCGCATCGAAGGGGTCAACCTGGAGGTGCGCGAAGGCGAGGTTATCGGCCTGGCGGGCATGGAAGGCAGCGGGCAGCAGCACCTACTGCGCGCCTGCGCGGGGCTGACCCGCCCCGTGGAGGGGGAAATCTGGGTGGACGGGCACAACCTGACCGGCAAACCCTATCTCACCTTCATGCGCCACGGCGTGGCCTACCTACCCGCCGCCCGCCTGGAAGAGGGGCTCATCCCCACCCTGACCCTGATGGAGCATTTCGTGCTGGCCCGCGAGCAGACCGGGCTGGTCATCGACCGCCAATGGGCCCAGCAGATCACCCAGGATGCCATCGCCGAGTACCACATCCGGGGATATCCCGAATCGCCGGTGGAGGCCCTTTCCGGCGGCAACCAGCAGCGCGCCCTGCTGGCGCTGCTGCGCGCCAACCTGCGCCTGCTGCTCCTGGAACATCCCACCCGGGGGCTGGACATGGAGTCGGCCATCTGGGTGTGGCAGAAACTGAAAGAACGCTGTCGGCAGGGCACAGCCATCTTTTTCATGTCCTCGGACTTGGAAGAACTGCTCCACTATAGCGACCGCATCCTGGTGTTCTTCGGCGGCAAGGTGTCGCCGCCCCTGGATGCCCGGCACACCACGGTAGAGCAATTGGGCCAACTCATCGGGGGGCGCGGCTTTGAAGAAACCTTTACCCCAGCGAAGGAGGCGAGTCCGTGA